A window from Pan paniscus chromosome 14, NHGRI_mPanPan1-v2.0_pri, whole genome shotgun sequence encodes these proteins:
- the PHF11 gene encoding PHD finger protein 11 isoform X4, whose translation MKCNTFIRQVKEEHGRHTDATVKAPFLKKCKEAGLLTYLLEEILDKVHSIPEKLMDETTSESDYEEIGSALFDCRLFEDTFVNFQAAIEKKIHASQQRWQQLKEEIELLQDLKQTLCSFQENRDLMSSSTSISSLSY comes from the exons ATGAAATGTAATACATTCATAAGACAAGTGAAAGAAGAGCATGGCAGACACACAG ATGCAACTGTGAAAGCTCCTTTTCTTAAGAAATGCAAGGAAGCAGGACTTCTTACTTACTTACTTGAAGAAATATTAGACAAAGTTCATTCAATTCCAGAAAAACTCATGGATGAGACTACTTCAGAATCAG ACTATGAAGAAATCGGGAGTGCACTTTTTGACTGTAGATTGTTCGAAGACACATTTGTAAATTTTCAAGCAG caatagagaaaaaaattcatgcaTCTCAACAAAGGTGGCAGCAGTTGAAGGAAGAGATTGAGCTACTTCAGGACTTAAAACAAACCTTGTGCTCTTTTCAAGAAAATAGAGATCTTATGTCAAGTTCTACATCAATATCATCCCTGTCTTATTAG